A genomic region of Stenotrophomonas sp. NA06056 contains the following coding sequences:
- the maiA gene encoding maleylacetoacetate isomerase codes for MDIPVDDGIVLYTYWRSSAAYRVRIGLALKGLAFDARPVHLVREGGEQHHDAYRGLNPQQLVPALLHEGHVLTQSLAILEYLEERFPQVPLLPADAAGRARVRALAQLVACDIHPINNLRVMQYLERDLQLPADARTQWTLHWMAEGFAAMEAMLAASAETGTFCHGDRPGLADICLLPQLYNAHRFGLDLAPYPTLRRIETACQQLDAFTAARPENQIDAA; via the coding sequence ATGGACATTCCGGTCGACGACGGCATCGTGCTGTACACCTACTGGCGATCCAGCGCCGCCTACCGCGTGCGCATCGGCCTGGCATTGAAAGGCCTGGCCTTCGACGCGCGGCCGGTGCATCTGGTGCGTGAGGGTGGCGAGCAGCACCATGACGCCTACCGTGGGCTCAACCCGCAGCAGCTGGTGCCCGCGCTGCTGCATGAGGGCCACGTGCTGACCCAGTCGCTGGCGATCCTGGAATATCTGGAAGAGCGCTTCCCGCAGGTGCCGCTGCTGCCGGCTGATGCCGCTGGCCGCGCACGCGTGCGGGCGCTGGCGCAACTGGTGGCCTGCGACATCCACCCGATCAACAACCTGCGGGTGATGCAGTATCTCGAGCGCGATCTGCAGTTGCCGGCCGATGCACGCACGCAATGGACGCTGCACTGGATGGCCGAAGGCTTCGCGGCGATGGAGGCGATGTTGGCGGCCAGCGCGGAGACAGGCACGTTCTGCCACGGCGATCGTCCGGGCCTGGCTGACATCTGCCTGCTCCCGCAGCTGTACAACGCGCATCGGTTTGGTCTGGACCTGGCGCCGTACCCGACCCTCCGCCGGATTGAGACCGCCTGCCAGCAGCTGGACGCGTTCACCGCTGCACGCCCGGAAAACCAGATCGACGCTGCCTGA
- a CDS encoding DUF4398 domain-containing protein, translating to MRHSLYVMAFAFALSAPAWAQDGALELAQARQAVDKATQADADQYAPDLIGLARQGLEQAQRAAGDRRERKNAPAMALRATVDADLARARSEEAMATAQLQLRRNEVNQLQRQLSTGEDRR from the coding sequence ATGCGCCACAGCCTGTATGTGATGGCGTTTGCATTCGCACTCTCTGCCCCTGCTTGGGCGCAGGACGGCGCGTTGGAACTGGCGCAGGCCCGGCAGGCGGTGGACAAAGCCACCCAGGCCGATGCCGACCAGTACGCCCCGGACCTGATCGGGCTGGCCCGCCAGGGACTGGAGCAGGCCCAGCGTGCAGCGGGCGACCGCCGCGAGCGCAAGAACGCGCCGGCCATGGCCCTGCGTGCCACCGTGGACGCCGATCTGGCCCGTGCCCGCAGCGAGGAAGCCATGGCGACCGCACAGCTGCAGCTGCGCCGCAACGAGGTCAACCAGCTGCAGCGCCAGTTGTCGACCGGGGAGGACCGCCGATGA
- a CDS encoding DEAD/DEAH box helicase encodes MSFESLGLAPFLLRALAEQGYETPTPIQQQAIPLVLAGRDLLAGAQTGTGKTAAFGLPLLQHLGTASQEVRTGPRKPRALILAPTRELATQVHDSLRGYSKYLRIPSACIYGGVGMGNQLDILRRGVDLLVACPGRLIDHLERRSIDLSGIELLVLDEADRMLDMGFLPSIKRILAKLPKQNRQTLLFSATFEDNIRQLALEFMRNPEQIQVTPKNTVAETITHKVHPVDGGRKRDLLLHLLAQDSREQTLVFARTKHGSDKLAAFLEKSGIKTAAIHGNKSQGQRLRALGDFKAGRVTVLVATDIAARGIDINELPKVINFDLPMVAEDYVHRIGRTGRNGATGQAISLVAQDEVKLLRAITRLLGRDMDIRDVPGFELQVPIRWGNSAPGKAEHETGERAPRKNHARRPHGDAPRHAHAGPKKAGGGRREGGGNGQQRAGAGAGQGQRRGGGNNSGGGRGRGQGGGGGRAS; translated from the coding sequence ATGTCTTTTGAATCCCTGGGCCTTGCGCCCTTCCTGCTGCGTGCGCTTGCCGAGCAGGGCTACGAAACCCCGACCCCGATCCAGCAGCAGGCGATCCCCCTGGTGCTGGCCGGCCGCGACCTGCTGGCCGGCGCACAGACCGGTACCGGCAAGACCGCCGCGTTCGGCCTGCCGCTGCTGCAGCACCTGGGCACCGCCTCGCAGGAAGTGCGCACCGGCCCGCGCAAGCCGCGCGCGCTGATCCTGGCACCGACCCGCGAACTGGCCACCCAGGTGCATGACAGCCTGCGCGGTTACAGCAAGTACCTGCGCATCCCCAGCGCCTGCATCTACGGCGGCGTCGGCATGGGCAACCAGCTGGACATCCTGCGTCGCGGTGTGGACCTGCTGGTGGCCTGCCCGGGCCGCCTGATCGACCACCTGGAGCGTCGCAGCATCGACCTGTCCGGCATCGAACTGCTGGTGCTGGACGAAGCCGACCGCATGCTGGACATGGGCTTCCTGCCGTCCATCAAGCGCATCCTGGCCAAGCTGCCGAAGCAGAACCGGCAGACCCTGCTGTTCTCGGCCACTTTCGAGGACAACATCCGCCAGCTGGCGCTGGAATTCATGCGCAACCCGGAACAGATCCAGGTGACGCCGAAGAACACCGTGGCCGAGACCATCACCCACAAGGTGCATCCGGTTGATGGCGGCCGCAAGCGCGACCTGCTGCTGCACCTGCTGGCGCAGGACAGCCGCGAGCAGACCCTGGTGTTCGCACGCACCAAGCACGGCAGCGACAAGCTGGCCGCGTTCCTGGAAAAGTCCGGCATCAAGACCGCGGCGATCCACGGCAACAAGAGCCAGGGCCAGCGCCTGCGCGCGCTGGGCGATTTCAAGGCCGGCCGCGTCACCGTGCTGGTAGCGACCGACATCGCCGCGCGCGGTATCGACATCAACGAACTGCCGAAGGTGATCAACTTCGATCTGCCGATGGTGGCCGAGGACTACGTGCACCGTATTGGCCGCACCGGCCGCAACGGTGCTACCGGCCAGGCGATTTCGCTGGTGGCGCAGGATGAAGTGAAGCTGCTGCGCGCGATCACGCGCCTGCTGGGCCGCGACATGGACATCCGCGATGTGCCGGGCTTCGAGCTGCAGGTGCCGATCCGCTGGGGCAACAGTGCGCCGGGCAAGGCCGAGCATGAGACCGGTGAGCGTGCGCCGCGCAAGAACCATGCGCGCCGTCCGCACGGCGATGCACCGCGTCACGCACATGCAGGCCCGAAGAAGGCCGGCGGTGGCCGTCGCGAGGGCGGTGGCAACGGCCAGCAGCGCGCCGGCGCCGGCGCCGGCCAGGGCCAGCGTCGCGGTGGCGGCAACAACAGTGGTGGCGGCCGTGGCCGCGGCCAGGGTGGCGGCGGCGGTCGCGCCAGCTGA
- a CDS encoding IS110 family transposase, with protein sequence MNGIGIDVSKRQLDVGTTDGEVLQVSNSASGFAELDLWLRKHPVSQIVLEATGGYEQSVLNFLHNAGHAVVRANALRARRLAQGMGQVAKTDRLDAYALAQMAALVKLPAYQPLEPWQQKLREFVRARRQTMEALTVARQQQEMVTDRELRRLLQASISRLQRMVGRLGQQIAEQVAQQPQLAVLKSMKGVGPVLQAVLASYLPELGKISGKAIASLVGVAPMSHDSGTMRGKRSIHGGRAEIRQVLYMASMSAMRHEPRLRDFYQSLRARGKEGKVAIVAVMRKMLVILNARVRDAQGGSIPA encoded by the coding sequence ATGAACGGGATCGGGATTGATGTCAGCAAGCGCCAACTGGATGTCGGCACGACGGACGGAGAGGTGCTGCAGGTTAGCAATAGCGCTTCGGGTTTCGCTGAATTGGATCTCTGGTTGAGGAAACATCCGGTGAGCCAGATCGTGCTGGAGGCCACTGGGGGCTACGAACAGTCAGTACTGAACTTTCTGCACAACGCCGGTCATGCGGTGGTTCGTGCCAACGCGCTGCGGGCTCGCAGGCTGGCCCAGGGAATGGGCCAGGTGGCCAAGACCGACCGTCTGGATGCCTATGCATTGGCGCAGATGGCGGCCTTGGTGAAACTGCCCGCCTATCAGCCACTGGAGCCCTGGCAGCAAAAGCTGCGGGAATTTGTGCGGGCGCGTCGACAGACGATGGAAGCCCTGACCGTAGCGCGCCAGCAGCAGGAGATGGTGACCGATCGTGAGTTGCGCCGACTGCTGCAAGCCAGCATCAGCCGCCTGCAGAGGATGGTTGGGCGTTTGGGACAGCAGATTGCCGAGCAGGTTGCCCAGCAACCCCAGCTGGCGGTACTGAAGTCGATGAAAGGCGTGGGCCCTGTCCTGCAGGCGGTATTGGCCAGCTATCTGCCGGAGCTGGGCAAGATCAGCGGCAAGGCCATCGCCAGTCTGGTCGGTGTAGCACCCATGTCCCACGACAGTGGAACCATGCGCGGCAAACGAAGCATCCATGGCGGCAGGGCCGAGATCCGTCAGGTGCTTTACATGGCCAGCATGTCGGCCATGCGGCATGAACCTCGACTGCGCGATTTCTACCAGTCGCTGCGAGCCCGAGGCAAAGAAGGAAAAGTAGCCATCGTGGCGGTGATGCGGAAGATGCTGGTGATTCTCAACGCCCGCGTGCGTGACGCTCAAGGCGGATCGATCCCCGCCTGA
- a CDS encoding UdgX family uracil-DNA binding protein (This protein belongs to the uracil DNA glycosylase superfamily, members of which act in excision repair of DNA. However, it belongs more specifically to UdgX branch, whose founding member was found to bind uracil in DNA (where it does not belong), without cleaving it, appears to promote DNA repair by a pathway involving RecA, rather than base excision.), with amino-acid sequence MPRPLPEMQRWSLRVDPPWSLDAWRNAAREALLRGVRPEQLDWRVDSEASLLDAPAVQQAPLPDGAVAPNVPRDFVELAATCLCHRDPQRLPLLYRLLWRIAHGERTVLSNPADADVLRLMALAQAVRRDTHKMKAFVRFREVPGETDAFIAWFEPDHNIVDRVAPFFARRFAGMRWAILTPTRSVQWDGSALWFGDGGTRQDAPAEDARETLWQTYYASIFNPARLNTRMMQQEMPTRYWKHLPEAQLLPGLVRDAASRVQEMHDRPAQAPQRRIPARQNAAADAAADDGSLQALRQQAAVCRQCPLWEASTQTVFGEGRADARIMLVGEQPGDVEDLSGRPFAGPAGKLLDRALQELGIERSALYLTNAVKHFHHERRGKVRLHKRPESRHVHACRPWLQGEIARVKPQVIVCLGATAATAVFGSGFNLMRDRGGWHVLDDGTRGYATVHPAWVLRQKDETRREDAYRLFREDLRQLQEGDGGD; translated from the coding sequence ATGCCGCGCCCGCTGCCTGAGATGCAGCGCTGGTCGCTGCGGGTGGACCCGCCGTGGTCACTGGACGCCTGGCGCAATGCAGCGCGGGAGGCGTTGCTGCGCGGCGTGCGCCCTGAACAGCTGGACTGGCGGGTGGATTCCGAGGCGTCCCTGCTGGATGCGCCAGCGGTACAGCAGGCGCCGTTGCCCGACGGAGCCGTCGCGCCGAACGTGCCACGCGACTTCGTGGAACTGGCGGCGACCTGCCTGTGCCATCGCGATCCGCAGCGCCTGCCGCTGCTGTACCGCCTGCTGTGGCGCATCGCCCACGGCGAACGCACGGTACTGTCCAATCCGGCCGATGCCGATGTGCTTCGCCTGATGGCGCTGGCGCAGGCAGTGCGCCGCGATACGCACAAGATGAAGGCCTTCGTTCGCTTCCGTGAGGTGCCCGGCGAAACCGACGCGTTCATTGCCTGGTTCGAGCCCGACCACAACATCGTCGACCGTGTCGCGCCCTTCTTCGCCCGCCGTTTCGCCGGCATGCGCTGGGCGATCCTGACGCCCACGCGCAGCGTGCAATGGGATGGCAGCGCGTTATGGTTCGGCGATGGCGGCACCCGCCAGGATGCCCCCGCCGAAGATGCACGCGAGACCCTGTGGCAGACCTATTACGCCAGCATCTTCAATCCGGCCCGGCTCAACACGCGGATGATGCAGCAGGAGATGCCCACCCGGTACTGGAAACATCTTCCCGAAGCACAGCTGTTGCCTGGCCTTGTGCGCGATGCGGCCAGCCGCGTGCAGGAGATGCACGATCGGCCGGCGCAGGCACCACAACGACGTATTCCAGCGCGGCAGAACGCTGCCGCCGATGCCGCTGCGGACGATGGCAGCCTGCAGGCACTGCGCCAGCAGGCGGCCGTCTGCCGGCAGTGCCCATTGTGGGAGGCGTCCACCCAGACCGTGTTCGGCGAAGGTCGTGCCGACGCACGCATCATGCTGGTGGGCGAACAGCCCGGCGATGTCGAGGACCTGAGTGGCCGCCCCTTTGCTGGTCCGGCAGGCAAGCTGCTGGACCGCGCGCTGCAGGAACTGGGCATCGAGCGCAGCGCGCTGTACCTGACCAACGCGGTGAAGCACTTCCACCACGAGCGGCGCGGCAAGGTGCGCCTGCACAAGCGCCCTGAGAGCCGCCATGTGCATGCCTGCCGGCCGTGGCTGCAGGGCGAGATCGCACGGGTGAAACCGCAGGTGATCGTCTGCCTGGGTGCCACCGCAGCGACCGCGGTGTTCGGCAGCGGCTTCAATCTGATGCGCGACCGCGGCGGCTGGCACGTGCTGGACGATGGCACCCGGGGTTACGCCACCGTGCACCCGGCCTGGGTACTGCGGCAAAAGGATGAGACGCGGCGCGAGGACGCCTACCGGTTGTTCCGTGAGGACCTGCGGCAGCTGCAGGAAGGGGACGGAGGGGATTAA
- a CDS encoding fumarylacetoacetate hydrolase family protein has product MKLGSLKEGGRDGTLIVVSRDLRHGVRATGIAATLQLALEDWSHLAPRLNALYDSLNAGDADGVFDLDPQALAAPMPRAYEFVDGSAYLPHVERVRRARGAEVPESFYSDPLMYQATSAGFYGPRDAVKVVSEDYGIDLEAEIVVITDDVPMAATAEQAAGHIQLIGLVNDVSLRNLIPGELAKGFGFLQSKPRSALSPVFVTPDELGAAWQDSKVHLPLLTHINGAWFGAPEAGVDMQFNFAQLVAHAAKTRPLSAGTIVGSGTIANEDTSKGASCFAEQRVVETLRDGKPSTPFMSFGDVVRIEMLDAAGNSIFGAIEQRIEQAAKP; this is encoded by the coding sequence ATGAAGCTTGGTTCTTTGAAGGAAGGCGGCCGCGACGGCACCCTGATCGTCGTCTCGCGTGACCTGCGCCACGGCGTCCGCGCCACCGGCATTGCCGCCACCCTGCAGCTGGCCCTGGAGGACTGGAGCCATCTGGCCCCGCGCCTGAACGCCCTGTATGACTCGCTCAATGCCGGTGACGCCGATGGCGTGTTCGATCTGGACCCGCAGGCCTTGGCCGCGCCGATGCCGCGTGCCTATGAATTCGTTGATGGCAGCGCCTACCTGCCGCACGTCGAACGCGTGCGTCGCGCCCGCGGTGCCGAGGTGCCGGAAAGCTTCTACAGCGACCCGCTGATGTACCAGGCCACCAGCGCCGGCTTCTATGGCCCGCGCGATGCGGTCAAGGTGGTCAGCGAGGACTACGGCATCGATCTGGAAGCTGAGATCGTGGTGATCACCGACGATGTGCCGATGGCGGCCACGGCCGAACAGGCCGCCGGCCACATCCAGCTGATCGGCCTGGTCAACGACGTTTCGTTGCGCAACCTGATCCCGGGCGAGCTGGCCAAGGGCTTCGGCTTCCTGCAGTCCAAGCCGCGCTCGGCGCTGTCGCCGGTGTTCGTCACCCCCGATGAGCTGGGCGCTGCCTGGCAGGACAGCAAGGTGCATCTGCCGCTGCTGACCCACATCAACGGGGCGTGGTTCGGTGCGCCGGAAGCGGGCGTGGACATGCAGTTCAACTTCGCCCAGCTGGTCGCGCATGCGGCGAAGACGCGTCCGCTCAGTGCCGGCACCATTGTCGGCTCGGGCACCATCGCCAACGAAGACACCAGCAAGGGCGCTTCGTGCTTTGCCGAACAGCGCGTGGTGGAAACCCTGCGCGACGGCAAGCCGAGCACGCCGTTCATGTCCTTCGGCGACGTGGTGCGCATCGAGATGCTTGATGCCGCCGGCAACAGCATCTTCGGTGCGATCGAGCAGCGCATCGAACAGGCGGCCAAGCCCTGA
- a CDS encoding putative DNA modification/repair radical SAM protein — protein sequence METIRKLAILADAAKYDASCASSGAGKRDSRASGGIGSTEGMGICHSYTPDGRCVSLLKILLTNFCVYDCAYCVNRVSSNVQRARFSVDEVVTLTLDFYKRNYIEGLFLSSGIIRNADYTMERMVEVARRLREEHRYAGYIHLKTIPEASPELLAAAGRYADRLSINVELPTEAGLATLAPEKTSTSIRGAMGELRWRIEEAKEARKAPAVIAPVSTRSARPRPPRFAPAGQSTQMIVGADGASDRQILTSADSLYGNYRMRRVYYSAFSPIPDASRQLPLQPPPLQREHRLYQADWLLRFYGYGVEEITDTTQGGMLDLDIDPKMAWAIRHPERFPVDLNRAPQELLLRVPGLGVRNVKRVLMARRHGRLRVADLARLKAPMSKLLPFVQLADHHPRSALDDPAALRAKLAPPPRQGSLFDAAPAA from the coding sequence ATGGAAACCATACGCAAGCTGGCCATCCTTGCCGACGCCGCAAAATACGACGCTTCCTGCGCCTCCAGCGGTGCGGGCAAGCGCGATTCGCGTGCCTCCGGCGGCATCGGCAGTACCGAAGGCATGGGCATCTGCCACAGCTACACGCCCGATGGCCGCTGCGTATCGCTGCTGAAGATCCTGCTGACCAACTTCTGCGTCTATGACTGCGCCTATTGCGTGAACCGGGTGTCCAGCAACGTGCAGCGCGCGCGTTTCAGCGTGGATGAGGTGGTCACGCTCACCCTGGACTTCTACAAGCGCAATTACATCGAAGGCCTGTTTCTTTCCAGCGGCATCATCCGCAATGCGGACTACACGATGGAACGCATGGTGGAGGTGGCACGTCGGCTGCGCGAGGAGCATCGGTACGCCGGCTACATCCATCTGAAGACGATCCCCGAGGCATCACCAGAGCTGCTGGCCGCTGCGGGTCGTTACGCCGATCGCCTGTCGATCAACGTTGAACTGCCCACCGAGGCGGGCCTGGCCACGCTCGCTCCGGAAAAGACCAGTACATCCATCCGCGGCGCGATGGGTGAGCTGCGCTGGCGCATTGAAGAAGCCAAGGAGGCCCGCAAGGCGCCGGCGGTGATCGCACCGGTTTCCACCCGCAGCGCGCGCCCTCGCCCTCCCCGTTTCGCACCCGCAGGGCAGAGCACCCAGATGATCGTGGGTGCCGACGGTGCCAGCGACCGGCAGATCCTGACCAGTGCCGACAGCCTCTACGGCAATTACCGCATGCGCCGGGTGTACTACTCCGCTTTCAGCCCGATTCCCGATGCGAGTCGGCAACTGCCGCTGCAGCCGCCCCCACTGCAGCGCGAGCACCGGCTGTACCAGGCCGATTGGCTGCTGCGCTTCTACGGCTATGGCGTGGAAGAGATCACCGACACCACCCAGGGCGGCATGCTGGATCTGGACATCGATCCGAAGATGGCCTGGGCGATCCGCCATCCCGAGCGCTTCCCGGTGGACCTGAACCGTGCCCCGCAGGAACTGCTGCTGCGCGTGCCCGGGCTGGGCGTACGCAACGTCAAGCGCGTGCTGATGGCACGTCGCCACGGTCGCCTGCGGGTGGCCGACCTCGCCCGGTTGAAGGCGCCGATGAGCAAGCTGCTGCCGTTCGTGCAGTTGGCCGACCACCACCCCCGCAGCGCGCTGGATGACCCGGCAGCGTTGCGCGCGAAGCTGGCGCCACCACCCCGCCAGGGCTCGCTGTTCGATGCCGCGCCCGCTGCCTGA
- a CDS encoding PilT/PilU family type 4a pilus ATPase, translating into MDIGYFLKLMTEKNASDMFLTTGAPVYIKIEGKLYPLGNTGLPPGMVKKIAYSLMDEGQVPQFERELELNMAIALADAGRFRVNVFKQRGEVGMVIRAIRSRIPSIEELNLPQVLKDVIMTPRGLVLVVGSTGSGKSTSLASMIDHRNSTTTGHILTIEDPIEYLHKHKMSIVNQREVGLDTHAFHNALKNAMREAPDVILIGEILDAETMEAAIAFAETGHLCLATLHSNNADQTIERILNFFPESAHKNVLMNLALNLRAVISQRLVKNKEGRRLPATEVLINTPMIRDLLRRGQVHEIKAAMEASLEEGMESFDQCLFRLAKNGTIDQEEALRAADSRDGLALKFRLSEGGSGEHDPYADFSAAAPSITHGF; encoded by the coding sequence ATGGATATCGGCTACTTCCTGAAGCTGATGACCGAAAAGAACGCTTCGGACATGTTCTTGACCACCGGCGCGCCGGTTTACATCAAGATCGAGGGCAAGCTGTATCCGCTCGGCAATACCGGCCTGCCGCCGGGCATGGTGAAGAAAATCGCCTACTCGCTGATGGACGAGGGCCAGGTGCCCCAGTTCGAGCGCGAACTGGAGCTCAACATGGCCATCGCCCTGGCCGATGCCGGGCGTTTCCGCGTCAACGTGTTCAAGCAGCGCGGTGAAGTGGGCATGGTCATCCGCGCCATCCGCAGCCGGATTCCGAGCATCGAAGAGCTCAACCTGCCGCAGGTGCTGAAGGACGTCATCATGACCCCGCGCGGGCTGGTGCTGGTGGTGGGGTCCACCGGCTCGGGCAAGTCCACCTCGCTGGCGTCGATGATCGATCACCGCAACAGCACCACCACCGGTCACATCCTCACCATCGAGGACCCGATCGAGTACCTGCACAAGCACAAGATGTCCATCGTCAACCAGCGCGAGGTCGGGCTGGATACCCATGCCTTCCACAACGCGCTGAAGAACGCGATGCGTGAAGCACCGGACGTGATCCTGATCGGCGAGATCCTGGATGCGGAAACGATGGAGGCGGCGATCGCCTTCGCCGAAACCGGCCATCTGTGCCTGGCCACCCTGCACTCCAACAACGCCGACCAGACCATCGAGCGCATCCTCAACTTCTTCCCGGAAAGCGCGCACAAGAATGTGCTGATGAACCTGGCGCTGAACCTGCGTGCGGTGATCAGCCAGCGCCTGGTGAAGAACAAGGAGGGGCGCCGCCTGCCGGCCACCGAAGTACTGATCAACACGCCGATGATCCGCGACCTGCTGCGTCGCGGCCAGGTACACGAGATCAAGGCGGCGATGGAGGCTTCGCTGGAAGAAGGCATGGAGAGCTTCGACCAGTGCCTGTTCCGCCTGGCCAAGAACGGCACCATCGATCAGGAAGAAGCACTGCGTGCGGCCGACTCACGCGATGGCCTGGCGCTGAAGTTCCGCCTGTCCGAAGGCGGCAGCGGCGAGCATGATCCGTATGCGGACTTCTCGGCGGCCGCACCGTCGATCACCCACGGGTTCTGA